The Microbacterium sp. Nx66 genome contains a region encoding:
- a CDS encoding substrate-binding domain-containing protein has protein sequence MKIATAGVALFGLIALAGCTTDPSVAPAESENPEESAETTEWFDQELFDKQDEERGVDPQGPADQPYLQHINAEMVDTSEFASTGAKKACFANASISNPWRQTGWITMNEQLKVLQESGAISEMETRDAQDSDDTQIADIDYFISEGECDVFLISPNSTAAMTPAVERACETGKPVVVFDRGVNTDCPVTFIHPIGGFAWGIDTAEFLIDNLEEGDKVVALRILPGVDVLEHRWAGAEKLFEEAGIEAVDHFTGADPAEIKSIISDELAKGDVQGIWMDAGDGAVAAIEAFEDAGADYPVMTGEDEMSFLRKWKDTGLTGLAPVYSNFQWRTPLLAAQMIFAGEEVPKEWVLPQKPITEAELDDYLTANDGMPDGHYAKFGGEDLPGYPTVWQERQIP, from the coding sequence ATGAAGATCGCCACCGCAGGGGTGGCCCTCTTCGGCCTCATCGCGCTCGCCGGGTGCACGACCGACCCGTCCGTGGCGCCGGCGGAGTCGGAGAACCCCGAGGAGTCGGCCGAGACCACCGAGTGGTTCGACCAGGAGCTCTTCGACAAGCAGGACGAGGAGCGCGGCGTCGACCCCCAGGGCCCCGCCGACCAGCCCTACCTGCAGCACATCAACGCCGAGATGGTCGACACGTCGGAGTTCGCCAGCACCGGCGCCAAGAAGGCCTGCTTCGCGAACGCCTCGATCTCGAACCCGTGGCGGCAGACGGGCTGGATCACGATGAACGAGCAGCTGAAGGTGCTGCAGGAGTCGGGCGCGATCAGCGAGATGGAGACCCGCGACGCGCAGGACTCCGACGACACCCAGATCGCCGACATCGACTACTTCATCTCCGAAGGCGAGTGCGACGTCTTCCTCATCTCCCCGAACAGCACGGCGGCGATGACCCCCGCGGTCGAGCGGGCGTGCGAGACGGGCAAGCCGGTGGTCGTGTTCGACCGCGGCGTGAACACCGACTGCCCTGTCACGTTCATCCACCCGATCGGCGGCTTCGCCTGGGGCATTGACACCGCGGAGTTCCTCATCGACAACCTCGAAGAGGGCGACAAGGTCGTGGCTCTCCGGATCCTCCCCGGTGTCGACGTGCTGGAGCACCGCTGGGCCGGAGCCGAGAAGCTGTTCGAGGAGGCCGGGATCGAGGCCGTGGACCACTTCACCGGAGCGGACCCCGCCGAGATCAAGAGCATCATCAGCGACGAGCTCGCCAAGGGCGATGTGCAGGGCATCTGGATGGACGCCGGTGACGGTGCCGTCGCCGCCATCGAGGCCTTCGAGGATGCCGGGGCCGACTACCCGGTGATGACCGGCGAGGACGAGATGAGCTTCCTGCGCAAGTGGAAGGACACGGGCCTCACCGGCCTCGCTCCGGTGTACTCGAACTTCCAGTGGCGCACCCCGCTGCTCGCGGCGCAGATGATCTTCGCGGGCGAAGAGGTGCCGAAGGAGTGGGTGCTCCCGCAGAAGCCGATCACCGAGGCCGAGCTGGACGACTACCTCACGGCGAACGACGGCATGCCCGACGGCCACTACGCCAAGTTCGGCGGAGAGGACCTTCCCGGCTACCCGACGGTCTGGCAGGAGCGCCAGATCCCGTGA
- a CDS encoding NYN domain-containing protein: protein MAETTDARVAVYLDFDNIVISWYDRVHGRNSYGKDRQRITEHPNDPEVAERLSRAMIEVGAIIDYAASFGTLVLTRAYADWSSPVNAEYRSQLVARAVDLVQLFPAAAYAKNGADIRLAVDAVEDMFRLPDLTHVVIVAGDSDYVPLAQRCKRLGRYVIGVGVAGSTAKSLAAACDEFESYDSLPGVARPAKAAQPAVAPVVEAPAEPSAPAAADAGTPKPKTASKSRAKAKAKATAEEPKVEEKIDDQGEATRLLERALRLGHDKADADEWLHSSAVKTHMRRMDPSFSEKALGYRSFSDFLKSRDDIAELEETGHERLVRLREP from the coding sequence GTGGCTGAGACGACCGACGCCCGCGTGGCGGTGTACCTGGACTTCGACAACATCGTCATCTCCTGGTACGACCGGGTCCACGGCCGGAACTCCTACGGCAAGGACCGCCAGCGCATCACGGAGCACCCGAACGACCCCGAGGTCGCCGAGCGGCTGAGCCGGGCGATGATCGAGGTCGGCGCCATCATCGACTACGCGGCGTCCTTCGGCACCCTCGTGCTGACCAGGGCGTACGCGGACTGGTCGTCGCCGGTCAACGCCGAGTACCGGTCGCAGCTCGTGGCGCGCGCGGTGGATCTCGTCCAGCTCTTCCCCGCCGCGGCGTACGCCAAGAACGGCGCGGACATCCGGTTGGCGGTCGATGCGGTCGAGGACATGTTCCGTCTTCCGGACCTGACCCATGTGGTCATCGTGGCCGGCGACAGCGACTACGTGCCGCTCGCCCAGCGCTGCAAGCGCCTCGGCCGGTACGTGATCGGGGTGGGCGTGGCCGGGTCGACGGCGAAGTCGCTCGCCGCGGCCTGCGACGAGTTCGAGTCGTACGACTCGCTTCCGGGCGTGGCGCGTCCGGCGAAGGCGGCACAGCCCGCGGTCGCTCCGGTGGTCGAGGCCCCGGCGGAGCCGTCCGCCCCGGCCGCCGCGGACGCGGGTACCCCGAAGCCCAAGACCGCGTCGAAGTCCCGGGCGAAAGCCAAGGCCAAGGCCACTGCCGAGGAGCCCAAGGTCGAGGAGAAGATCGACGACCAGGGCGAGGCCACGCGGCTCCTGGAGCGCGCCCTGCGCCTCGGCCACGACAAGGCGGATGCCGACGAGTGGTTGCACAGTTCCGCGGTCAAGACGCACATGCGCCGCATGGACCCGTCCTTCAGCGAGAAGGCCCTCGGCTACCGGTCCTTCTCCGACTTCCTCAAGTCGCGCGACGACATCGCCGAGCTCGAGGAGACCGGGCACGAGCGCCTGGTCCGCCTGCGGGAGCCCTGA
- a CDS encoding sugar phosphate isomerase/epimerase family protein has protein sequence MPRTIAVNTWVWTSPLTDDTLEPLARTAARMGYDALELPLESIGDWDPLRARAVLDGLGMGAVVVGAMGPGRSLLARAGDVAATQDYLRACLDAAAVLGAAVVAGPFYAPTGVTWRMDETQRAEVVGELRDNLAPLAREAAAIGVTLAVEPLNRYETSVLNTVAQSLDALAPLLGAGVGLALDTYHLNIEEKRPADAVRAAGAAIAHVQVCGSDRGAVGDDHTDWPEMLRALDDAGYRGVLGLESFTGENATIAVAASVWRPLAASQDDLAARSIAHLRALGA, from the coding sequence ATGCCCCGCACGATCGCCGTCAACACCTGGGTCTGGACGTCTCCGCTGACGGACGACACCCTGGAGCCGCTCGCCCGCACGGCCGCCCGGATGGGCTACGACGCCCTGGAGCTGCCGCTGGAGAGCATCGGTGACTGGGACCCGCTCCGGGCCCGGGCCGTGCTGGACGGCCTCGGCATGGGCGCGGTCGTGGTCGGGGCGATGGGACCCGGGCGCTCGCTGCTCGCGCGCGCCGGAGACGTCGCCGCCACGCAGGACTACCTCCGCGCCTGCCTGGACGCCGCGGCCGTCCTCGGGGCCGCGGTCGTCGCCGGGCCGTTCTACGCCCCGACCGGCGTCACCTGGCGCATGGACGAGACGCAGCGGGCGGAGGTCGTCGGCGAGCTCAGGGACAACCTCGCCCCCCTCGCTCGCGAGGCCGCCGCGATCGGCGTGACGCTGGCCGTCGAGCCGCTCAACCGCTACGAGACCAGCGTGCTGAACACCGTGGCGCAGAGCCTCGATGCGCTGGCGCCGCTGCTCGGTGCCGGGGTGGGGCTGGCCCTCGACACTTACCACCTCAACATCGAGGAGAAGCGTCCCGCCGACGCGGTCCGGGCGGCGGGCGCCGCCATCGCGCACGTGCAGGTGTGCGGCAGCGACCGCGGTGCCGTGGGCGACGACCACACCGACTGGCCGGAGATGCTCCGCGCGCTCGACGACGCCGGCTACCGCGGCGTGCTGGGGCTGGAGAGCTTCACGGGCGAGAACGCGACGATCGCGGTCGCGGCCTCGGTGTGGCGACCGCTCGCGGCCAGCCAGGACGATCTCGCCGCCCGCAGCATCGCCCACCTGCGCGCCCTCGGCGCCTGA
- a CDS encoding sugar phosphate isomerase/epimerase family protein, producing the protein MSSHPVTLFTGQWADLPFEEVARLAAQWGYDGLEIAASGDHLDLRRADEDDAYVASRREILDRHGLRVFAISNHLAGQAVCDDPIDFRHQGILRPYVWGDGAAEGVRQRAAEDMTRAARVARKLGVDTVVGFTGSSIWPYVAMFPPVPETVIAQGFQDFADRWNPILDVFDGEGVRFAHEVHPGEIAYDYWSSVRALDAIDHRDAFGFNWDPSHMMWQNIDPVGFIVDFADRIYHVDCKDTRLRPRNGRAGVLGSHLPWGDPRRGWDFVSTGHGDVPWEDAFRALDAIGYDGPISIEWEDAGMDRLHGAPEALGFVRSLLWPQPAAAFDAAFRHQ; encoded by the coding sequence ATGAGCAGTCACCCGGTCACCCTGTTCACCGGCCAGTGGGCCGACCTGCCGTTCGAGGAGGTGGCCCGCCTCGCCGCGCAGTGGGGCTACGACGGGCTGGAGATCGCCGCGTCCGGCGACCACCTCGACCTCCGCCGGGCCGATGAGGACGATGCCTACGTCGCCTCCCGCCGCGAGATCCTCGACCGGCACGGACTGCGGGTGTTCGCGATCTCCAACCACCTCGCCGGGCAGGCGGTGTGCGACGACCCGATCGACTTCCGGCACCAGGGCATCCTGCGCCCGTACGTCTGGGGCGACGGCGCGGCCGAGGGTGTGCGGCAGCGGGCGGCGGAGGACATGACGCGTGCGGCCAGGGTGGCCAGGAAGCTCGGCGTCGACACCGTCGTCGGCTTCACCGGGTCGTCGATCTGGCCTTATGTCGCGATGTTCCCGCCGGTGCCGGAGACGGTGATCGCCCAGGGGTTCCAGGACTTCGCCGACCGATGGAATCCGATCCTCGACGTGTTCGACGGCGAGGGCGTGCGCTTCGCCCACGAGGTGCATCCCGGGGAGATCGCGTACGACTACTGGTCGAGCGTCCGCGCCCTCGACGCGATCGACCACCGCGACGCGTTCGGCTTCAACTGGGACCCCTCGCACATGATGTGGCAGAACATCGATCCCGTCGGCTTCATCGTCGACTTCGCCGACCGGATCTACCACGTCGACTGCAAGGACACCCGCCTGCGACCGAGGAACGGCCGTGCCGGGGTGCTCGGCTCGCACCTGCCGTGGGGCGACCCCCGGCGCGGCTGGGACTTCGTCTCCACCGGCCACGGCGACGTGCCCTGGGAGGACGCGTTCCGCGCGCTCGATGCGATCGGGTACGACGGCCCGATCTCGATCGAGTGGGAGGACGCCGGCATGGACCGCCTGCACGGCGCCCCCGAGGCGCTCGGTTTCGTGCGCTCCCTGCTGTGGCCGCAGCCCGCGGCCGCCTTCGACGCCGCGTTCCGCCACCAGTGA